From Paenibacillus sp. FSL H8-0537:
TGGTACTGATATTTAATTTGGTCAATAGGTGCTATGATATTGCCCCGAAGCCCCGTTTCCTCAGCAATTTCCCGCAATGCGGTCTGCTCAACGGTTTCGCCTGCCTCCATCTTGCCTTTGGGAAGCGATACTTTGCCATAACGATCTTGAATAAGCTGAATTTGCAGCTTGCCTTCTTCCGTGCGGCGGTAGACGACGCCTCCTGCTGATATTTCCTTCACACCTGTTTCCCCCTTGCCTGATTGACATCATATCGCAATAGCGAAAATTGCAGCCGCTGCCTCCTAGTGAAGCCAGCGGCCGAAATTCGCACACATTGAATGGCCTTTTGTTATGCTCTTAATGCTTCTGCTTTTGTATGAACAGCAGCTTCCTGATCCTGCTCACTACCCAGCTCCAGCACAAAGCTATGTGTCTCAGAGCCGCGAAGTGCCGGCGCTTCGCCTTCCAGCACTCGCACGAGCTGGCCACGGCATTCATTGACGCCAGCTTCGGTAACCTTAACGCGGCACAGCTTCCCGATTAATTCTTCGGAGCCGTTGAATACAACTTGAATGTAGTTGTCGGAATAGCCCATAACGAGTCCCGTTCCTGGAGCTCCCTTGTAGTCGCGCTCTGGAATAATATCAAGCACAGCGCCTACATACTTTTCTGCATAAGCAAGCTGCATGCGCTCGGACAAGTCGATCAGCTTGTGGACGCGCTCATTTTTAATTTCATCATCCACTTGATCTTCCATGCGCGCTGCCGGTGTACCCGTCCGTTTGGAGTAAGGGAACACGTGCATTTCCGAGAAGCCCAGCTCCTCCATAAAGCGGAAGCCTTCCTCGAACATTTCATTCGTTTCGCCAGGGAATCCAACGATAACGTCCGTGGTAATGGCAACACCCGGCATAACCTCGCGGATACGCTTGATTTTCGCCGCGAATTCCTCGGTCGTATATTTGCGGCGCATCCGCTTCAGCACGGAGTTTTCGCCGGCCTGCAGTGGAATATGGAGATGACGGCACATTTTCGTAGAACGATTCAGCACATCAATCATCGCCTCATCGATCTGGCTTGCTTCAATCGAGCTGATACGGATACGCTCCAGCCCTTCGATATGATCCAGATCCCACAGCAGATCGCTCAGACGGTAGTTATCCAAATCGTCGCCATAGCCGCCAGTGTGAATGCCCGTAAGCACGATTTCCTTGTAGCCTGCCGTAACCAGCTGCTTCGCCTGCTCAACGACGCTATGCGCATCCCGGCTGCGGGACAAGCCGCGCGACCATGGAATGATACAGAAGGTACAGAAGTTGTTGCAGCCCTCCTGAATTTTCAGAAATGCCCGCGTGCGCTCGGCAAAATCCGGCACATCCAGCTCCTCGAATTCGCGCGTCTTCATAATGTTGCGAACAGCGTTGACTGGCTGGCGGTCCGCATGAATTTGATCGACAAATGTCATGATTTTCTCGCGATCCTGCGTACCGATAACAAGATCGACGCCGGGAATCGCCATAATTTCGGCTGGGGACGTCTGTGCGTAGCAGCCTGTTACCGCTATAACGGCATCCGGATTGCGGCGCACTGCGCGGCGAATGATTTGGCGGCTCTTCTTGTCGCCTGTATTGGTCACCGTACAGGTGTTGATTAAATAAACATCAGCGGTCGCTTCGAAATCGA
This genomic window contains:
- a CDS encoding NUDIX domain-containing protein, with amino-acid sequence MKEISAGGVVYRRTEEGKLQIQLIQDRYGKVSLPKGKMEAGETVEQTALREIAEETGLRGNIIAPIDQIKYQYQHDTYGTVDKEVHYYLVEAIGGDLQAQVEEIRGVDWFEPLDAWRRQKQSGYDNNNRIVSGALELLGIPFT
- the mtaB gene encoding tRNA (N(6)-L-threonylcarbamoyladenosine(37)-C(2))-methylthiotransferase MtaB: MPSVAFYTLGCKVNFYDTEAIWQLFKNEGYEQVDFEATADVYLINTCTVTNTGDKKSRQIIRRAVRRNPDAVIAVTGCYAQTSPAEIMAIPGVDLVIGTQDREKIMTFVDQIHADRQPVNAVRNIMKTREFEELDVPDFAERTRAFLKIQEGCNNFCTFCIIPWSRGLSRSRDAHSVVEQAKQLVTAGYKEIVLTGIHTGGYGDDLDNYRLSDLLWDLDHIEGLERIRISSIEASQIDEAMIDVLNRSTKMCRHLHIPLQAGENSVLKRMRRKYTTEEFAAKIKRIREVMPGVAITTDVIVGFPGETNEMFEEGFRFMEELGFSEMHVFPYSKRTGTPAARMEDQVDDEIKNERVHKLIDLSERMQLAYAEKYVGAVLDIIPERDYKGAPGTGLVMGYSDNYIQVVFNGSEELIGKLCRVKVTEAGVNECRGQLVRVLEGEAPALRGSETHSFVLELGSEQDQEAAVHTKAEALRA